A stretch of the TM7 phylum sp. oral taxon 349 genome encodes the following:
- a CDS encoding ABC-F family ATP-binding cassette domain-containing protein produces the protein MIADVHITEKSFGPTVLMAGVKFSVDDGEKVGLIGRNGAGKTTLFGILTGADKDFTGSVIFRRGSVVVATAQEHHDIGDITMLEYILSGLPEYARLRHILHTYPETMGSDMAKIEKYTQALDRFGQKGFYQIEELVTEELRNFQMDGMAECPLASLSGGQKRLVEVVKIMHAQADLALIDEPTNHMDYLAKKQFIDWMKTSKQAMLVITHDRDVLKEVDRIIELKDGATVSFEGNYDAYLKHNAFATGNAMNEYETVARRIANLKDKVLQFRRMKERARDPDTIKQFKRRENQASIELAELEKIEKPTFWIDREHVAQLDYKVADRYQKFKARNIHLRMKDGAMRSRRKLVEARDVALGYGDVLLFEGVNIDLREGEAVELRGRNGTGKTTLIRALLASPAQGSNVAPVLYGGTLNLDPHVRVGVYEQEITSTYLNMPLHDAIEQMYIDRKLAIGETKIRQLMGDYLFTDADGMTPLVRLSGGQKARFQIISMLANDPQLLILDEPTNHLDLPSIEELEMALERYSGAILYVSHDDYFRRKIGGTVVQISAV, from the coding sequence ATGATTGCCGACGTCCATATTACTGAGAAATCGTTTGGCCCTACGGTGTTGATGGCCGGAGTGAAGTTTAGTGTGGATGACGGCGAGAAAGTCGGGCTCATCGGACGCAATGGCGCAGGAAAAACGACGCTATTTGGCATATTGACAGGCGCGGATAAAGATTTCACGGGTAGCGTGATTTTTCGTCGCGGCAGCGTGGTTGTAGCAACGGCGCAAGAGCATCACGATATTGGTGACATAACAATGTTGGAGTACATCTTGAGCGGGCTGCCGGAGTACGCACGATTGCGGCATATTCTGCATACCTATCCCGAGACGATGGGTAGTGACATGGCGAAGATTGAAAAATATACGCAAGCGCTTGATCGGTTTGGGCAAAAAGGGTTCTATCAAATTGAGGAGCTTGTGACCGAAGAGTTGAGAAATTTTCAAATGGACGGTATGGCGGAATGTCCCCTCGCCTCGCTAAGTGGTGGCCAGAAGCGGCTGGTTGAGGTCGTGAAAATTATGCACGCGCAAGCGGATTTGGCACTGATTGACGAACCGACCAATCACATGGATTACCTAGCAAAGAAGCAGTTTATCGATTGGATGAAAACATCAAAACAGGCGATGCTGGTGATTACGCATGACCGCGACGTACTGAAAGAAGTTGATCGAATTATTGAGCTGAAGGACGGTGCGACGGTAAGCTTTGAAGGAAACTATGACGCGTATTTGAAACATAATGCATTCGCGACGGGCAACGCGATGAATGAATATGAGACGGTGGCGCGGCGGATCGCGAATCTAAAAGATAAAGTACTGCAGTTTCGGCGCATGAAAGAACGGGCGCGCGACCCCGATACGATTAAACAATTCAAGCGACGCGAGAATCAAGCATCGATAGAGCTAGCGGAGTTAGAAAAAATCGAAAAGCCAACCTTTTGGATTGACCGTGAGCATGTAGCGCAGTTGGATTACAAGGTGGCGGATCGTTACCAAAAATTCAAGGCGCGTAACATCCATTTGCGTATGAAGGATGGTGCGATGCGCTCGCGGCGCAAACTTGTTGAGGCGCGCGATGTGGCACTTGGATATGGCGATGTACTGTTGTTTGAGGGCGTGAATATTGATTTGCGCGAAGGCGAAGCAGTAGAGCTGCGCGGGCGCAACGGAACAGGCAAGACAACGTTGATTCGGGCATTGCTAGCAAGCCCTGCTCAGGGCTCAAACGTAGCGCCTGTACTTTATGGCGGTACACTTAATCTTGACCCGCATGTGCGCGTGGGCGTATACGAGCAGGAAATCACGTCGACGTATCTGAATATGCCGTTACACGATGCGATTGAGCAAATGTATATTGACCGCAAGCTGGCAATTGGCGAGACAAAAATCCGCCAGCTAATGGGCGATTATCTGTTTACTGATGCTGACGGTATGACGCCGCTTGTTCGGTTGAGCGGCGGACAGAAAGCACGGTTCCAGATCATTAGTATGCTGGCAAATGATCCGCAGCTGCTAATCCTAGATGAACCAACGAACCATTTGGACTTGCCGAGTATTGAAGAGCTAGAGATGGCGCTTGAGCGCTATTCAGGCGCAATACTTTACGTTAGCCA
- the smpB gene encoding SsrA-binding protein SmpB: MSKKRPHGKKHTGSSAIVNRRARFDYTLGDEIIAGLALTGLEVRAARDGHVQLKGAFVTVKNGELWLNNASFSLRHNERGKPEARTVDTSPRKLLANRKQIDQLAASRTQGMTIVPTKLLTQGRFIKLVIALGKGKKRYDKRETIKRRDQDREAKRLMR, from the coding sequence ATGAGCAAGAAGCGTCCACACGGCAAAAAACACACTGGTTCGTCCGCGATCGTTAACAGACGGGCACGATTTGATTATACGTTGGGCGACGAGATTATTGCAGGACTAGCGCTGACTGGTCTTGAGGTGCGCGCCGCCCGTGACGGGCATGTACAACTAAAAGGTGCATTCGTTACAGTAAAAAATGGGGAATTATGGCTAAATAACGCTAGTTTCAGTCTGCGTCATAACGAGCGCGGCAAGCCCGAAGCGCGCACGGTTGATACAAGCCCGCGCAAGTTGCTTGCAAACCGCAAGCAAATTGATCAGCTCGCCGCAAGCCGTACGCAAGGCATGACAATCGTGCCGACAAAATTATTGACACAGGGACGATTTATCAAGCTCGTTATCGCGCTCGGTAAAGGCAAAAAGCGCTACGATAAACGCGAAACTATCAAACGCCGCGACCAAGACCGCGAGGCAAAGCGGCTGATGCGCTAA
- a CDS encoding alpha/beta hydrolase has product MKRSTRPPSLRQIAKTLGCEERQRNGICWLECNTRASKVAVVVHGVTGGKIDMMPLARQYVRAGYAVYAVDLPGHGGSELPELRSYDDLAAWLARAVDTIGRTPDLLSSNSYGSSVVYRYMVNGLLPQKTRVVLACPTPHTSHVANALQTVSVHVPKKASWAVYNIYLGRLIRGAVVMSSHDRTAWSWFLESEKYKKATTTSQVSNVLSTLLYNDNPFTASPSLEVQRRVTVVMGARDRVVSEKARSAMRQLLPEAKIRIVPSAGHILHFEAWRDLLPDEPGARNMIY; this is encoded by the coding sequence ATGAAACGATCAACACGACCGCCAAGCTTGAGGCAGATCGCTAAGACGCTCGGCTGCGAAGAACGTCAGCGAAACGGAATCTGCTGGTTGGAGTGCAACACGAGAGCCAGCAAAGTTGCGGTTGTAGTTCATGGCGTGACGGGTGGCAAAATTGACATGATGCCGCTTGCTAGGCAGTATGTACGCGCCGGTTACGCTGTATACGCCGTTGATTTGCCGGGGCATGGCGGCTCGGAGCTGCCGGAACTGCGGTCATACGACGATTTAGCGGCATGGTTAGCACGTGCAGTTGACACGATTGGGCGAACACCGGATTTACTGAGCAGTAATTCGTATGGCTCGTCTGTAGTGTATCGTTATATGGTTAACGGTTTGTTGCCGCAAAAAACGCGCGTTGTGCTTGCTTGCCCGACACCTCATACGTCGCATGTTGCGAATGCGCTACAAACTGTTTCGGTGCACGTGCCAAAAAAAGCGAGCTGGGCTGTATACAATATCTACCTTGGTCGGCTGATTCGCGGCGCGGTTGTTATGAGTTCGCATGATCGCACTGCATGGTCGTGGTTTCTTGAGTCTGAAAAATACAAAAAAGCAACAACGACGTCGCAAGTATCAAACGTATTGTCAACGTTGCTCTATAACGATAACCCATTTACGGCTTCCCCTTCCCTAGAAGTTCAGCGGCGCGTTACGGTCGTGATGGGGGCAAGAGATAGGGTCGTCTCCGAGAAGGCGCGCAGTGCGATGCGCCAGCTTTTACCTGAGGCGAAGATCCGTATCGTACCAAGTGCCGGTCATATTCTGCACTTTGAAGCTTGGCGCGATTTGCTGCCTGACGAGCCGGGCGCGCGCAATATGATATACTAA
- a CDS encoding glycosyltransferase yields the protein MRIGLFIDDYLPSVHGVATSTATYKQALEGLGHEVFVVAPKVEDYDDYEDHVIRMPSSKNYVFEKREMAYIYPGLAKRLDEYDFDVVHSQTQFYLGVLAHSVAKRQNIPHVTTIHTLYTELIDDYPFMVTAGLIAATVAFPVVLRTKPIMPKMSREQIRELDRSKIKDMLSRQGWRLTAAFANKCDACLSPSKHLAKILVDEGGLTTPYYIFPNSIDTKKYRYARAIDSPITKKRGEKFIICVARLSPEKRQMALVEAMPHITDKTIKLVLVGGGPYERELRKRVAELELEDRVIFTGMCSSAQVASLLKQADVFALASYHFDNQPMTFLEAAAAGLPIVYCDERLTEALTPKNSILTDGIEGEDFARVFTDMLNDRERLKRLSAGALRVAKAFDSETMAKKLVELYQRLIDARRELGE from the coding sequence ATGAGAATTGGACTGTTTATCGACGATTATTTACCGTCGGTGCACGGCGTGGCAACGTCGACAGCAACATACAAGCAAGCACTAGAGGGTTTAGGGCACGAGGTGTTTGTTGTTGCTCCGAAAGTCGAAGATTATGACGATTATGAAGACCACGTAATTCGTATGCCATCGTCAAAGAATTATGTGTTTGAAAAGCGCGAAATGGCATATATTTACCCAGGGCTTGCAAAACGCCTTGACGAATATGACTTTGATGTCGTACATAGCCAGACGCAGTTTTATTTAGGCGTGTTAGCGCATAGCGTTGCGAAGCGCCAGAATATTCCGCATGTCACGACAATCCATACGCTCTACACCGAGCTCATCGACGATTATCCGTTTATGGTGACGGCGGGGTTGATCGCAGCAACGGTAGCGTTTCCCGTAGTGTTGAGAACGAAGCCGATTATGCCGAAAATGTCGCGCGAGCAGATTCGCGAGCTTGATCGCAGTAAGATCAAAGATATGCTATCGCGTCAAGGCTGGCGTCTGACGGCAGCGTTCGCGAATAAATGCGATGCGTGTTTATCACCGTCGAAACATTTAGCGAAGATTCTAGTCGACGAAGGCGGCTTGACGACGCCGTATTATATTTTCCCGAATAGTATTGATACAAAAAAATATCGTTATGCGCGTGCTATAGACTCACCAATTACAAAAAAGCGCGGTGAAAAATTTATCATTTGCGTGGCGCGGCTTAGCCCAGAGAAGCGGCAAATGGCGCTTGTTGAGGCGATGCCTCACATTACCGATAAGACGATTAAACTCGTACTTGTCGGCGGCGGCCCATACGAACGCGAATTGCGTAAGCGCGTGGCGGAATTAGAGCTAGAAGACCGCGTGATATTTACGGGGATGTGCTCAAGCGCGCAGGTAGCATCGTTGCTTAAGCAGGCAGACGTGTTTGCGCTTGCGTCGTATCATTTCGATAATCAGCCGATGACGTTTTTGGAAGCGGCAGCAGCAGGCTTGCCGATTGTATACTGTGATGAGCGTTTGACCGAAGCGCTTACGCCGAAGAATTCAATTTTGACCGACGGAATTGAAGGTGAAGATTTTGCGCGCGTCTTTACTGACATGCTTAACGACCGCGAAAGGCTTAAGCGCTTGTCAGCAGGCGCGTTGCGTGTCGCTAAAGCGTTTGACTCTGAAACGATGGCGAAAAAACTTGTTGAATTGTATCAGCGCCTGATTGATGCGCGGCGGGAACTTGGGGAATAA
- a CDS encoding glycosyltransferase: MQTLHIALVLEDMFPDSSGVSRSVQMQIEELVRLGHRVTLLAPAVQLVPPVNAETIRLPSYRLPGLPKHTRIIVSTHALAKQISRKHKFDVIHSQTDTGAVRLAAHIARIQHIPHIHTFHTNMAGAHSTAPIVAFLGSIGYRLGAYKLRRIRGSTQALATINRAILHEESPLGLFDWRSQALMATSVDAITTPSRYMLRYIQAAGASMHIPNASIPTGYSRSFEAIIAKTRRKRTSHALRFVSVSRIVKEKRLAVVIDAFRQADIPDSELVIIGDGAELAALRAHARGDTRITFTGHVGSQQEIVQHLRDADIFILASYRFDNQPIVITEALAAGLPVLYCDDRLDVGLHPNNSLLVKPSCKTLAAGMRQLSDKSTRHRLSIGTKSVFRELSPETTARAYIKLYRQLLK, from the coding sequence ATGCAAACGCTTCATATTGCGCTCGTGCTTGAGGATATGTTTCCTGATTCCAGCGGCGTTAGTCGTTCCGTACAAATGCAAATTGAAGAGCTGGTGCGTTTAGGGCACCGCGTCACGCTGCTCGCACCTGCCGTACAGCTAGTGCCACCCGTAAACGCTGAAACGATTCGCCTGCCGTCATATCGCCTCCCGGGTCTGCCAAAGCACACGCGAATTATTGTCAGCACCCATGCCCTCGCTAAACAGATTTCACGCAAGCATAAATTCGATGTTATCCATAGTCAAACCGACACTGGTGCCGTGCGGTTAGCAGCACATATCGCACGCATACAGCACATTCCGCACATACATACCTTTCACACCAACATGGCGGGCGCACACAGTACAGCACCGATTGTCGCATTCCTCGGCAGCATCGGCTACCGGCTAGGCGCATACAAACTACGGCGCATCCGTGGCAGTACGCAAGCCCTAGCTACAATCAATCGCGCTATACTGCACGAAGAGTCGCCGCTCGGGTTGTTTGACTGGCGATCGCAAGCGCTTATGGCGACAAGCGTTGATGCTATTACTACGCCATCACGCTACATGCTGCGCTACATTCAGGCTGCCGGCGCTAGTATGCATATTCCAAATGCTAGTATTCCTACCGGCTATAGCCGCTCGTTTGAGGCGATTATCGCGAAGACAAGGCGCAAGCGGACATCACATGCATTGCGGTTCGTAAGCGTCAGCCGCATCGTCAAGGAAAAACGCCTCGCGGTCGTTATTGACGCATTTCGCCAAGCAGATATTCCAGACAGCGAACTCGTCATTATCGGGGACGGCGCAGAGCTTGCTGCTCTGCGCGCCCACGCCCGGGGCGATACACGCATTACGTTCACCGGGCACGTCGGCAGCCAGCAAGAGATCGTACAGCATCTGCGCGATGCCGATATATTCATTCTCGCGTCATACCGCTTCGACAACCAGCCTATCGTCATTACAGAAGCACTCGCTGCCGGATTACCCGTATTGTACTGCGACGACCGGCTTGACGTCGGGCTACACCCAAACAACAGCCTGCTCGTTAAGCCGTCTTGCAAGACGCTCGCCGCCGGTATGCGCCAATTATCTGATAAGTCAACCCGCCATCGCCTAAGCATTGGCACGAAGTCCGTCTTCCGTGAGTTGTCACCAGAGACAACTGCACGCGCATATATCAAGCTATATCGGCAATTACTCAAATAG